The following proteins are co-located in the Euwallacea fornicatus isolate EFF26 chromosome 16, ASM4011564v1, whole genome shotgun sequence genome:
- the mRpL16 gene encoding large ribosomal subunit protein uL16m isoform X3 yields the protein MKNFKPPPTYDHIELPEKPKLKFIDKVPNLPPNIRPPKMQKRLRYMRGPEDVHNFLLHKQYGIMALGGGRLKWGHFEMIRLSIGRKMDANRMFAVWRVDSPWQPVTRRGQGTRLGGGKGAIDHYVTPVKAGRIIIEFGGKCDFKEVEPFLTDIANKLPFKAMVVSEKIIDKMNERENWEKENNINPYSMKYMIQNNMGGCHQWISPWDLKYFCKYI from the exons ATGAAGAATTTTAAACCTCCACCCACTTATGATC ATATTGAACTACCTGAAAAACCTAAACTTAAATTCATTGACAAAGTACCTAATTTACCACCCAACATTCGACcaccaaaaatgcaaaaaaggtTGAGATATATGAGAGGACCTGAGGATGTGCATAATTTTCTATTACATAAGCAATATGGAATAATG GCTTTAGGTGGTGGCAGACTGAAATGGGGCCACTTTGAAATGATTCGTTTAAGTATTGGTAGAAAAATGGACGCAAATCGCATGTTTGCAGTATGGAGAGTCGACTCTCCTTGGCAGCCAGTTACCAGAAGAGGACAAGGTACTCGATTGGGTGGAGGAAAGGGAGCCATTGACCACTATGTTACCCCAGTCAAAGCTG GCCGTATAATAATAGAATTTGGGGGCAAATGTGATTTTAAGGAAGTAGAACCATTTTTAACAGATATTGCCAATAAACTTCCTTTTAAAGCCATGGTGGTTTCAGAAAAGATAATTGATAAAATGAATGAGAGAGAGAACTGggagaaggaaaataatataaatccCTACAGCATGAAGTACATGATCCAAAATAATATGGGAGGATGTCATCAATGGATTTCGCCCTgggatttaaaatatttttgtaaatacatttaa
- the mRpL16 gene encoding large ribosomal subunit protein uL16m isoform X1, with protein sequence MNPSKLLLLFRGPAVSVIQICGMKNFKPPPTYDHIELPEKPKLKFIDKVPNLPPNIRPPKMQKRLRYMRGPEDVHNFLLHKQYGIMALGGGRLKWGHFEMIRLSIGRKMDANRMFAVWRVDSPWQPVTRRGQGTRLGGGKGAIDHYVTPVKAGRIIIEFGGKCDFKEVEPFLTDIANKLPFKAMVVSEKIIDKMNERENWEKENNINPYSMKYMIQNNMGGCHQWISPWDLKYFCKYI encoded by the exons ATGAATCCTTCTAAATTACTGTTATTATTTAGAG GGCCAGCAGTATCTGTAATTCAAATATGCGGCATGAAGAATTTTAAACCTCCACCCACTTATGATC ATATTGAACTACCTGAAAAACCTAAACTTAAATTCATTGACAAAGTACCTAATTTACCACCCAACATTCGACcaccaaaaatgcaaaaaaggtTGAGATATATGAGAGGACCTGAGGATGTGCATAATTTTCTATTACATAAGCAATATGGAATAATG GCTTTAGGTGGTGGCAGACTGAAATGGGGCCACTTTGAAATGATTCGTTTAAGTATTGGTAGAAAAATGGACGCAAATCGCATGTTTGCAGTATGGAGAGTCGACTCTCCTTGGCAGCCAGTTACCAGAAGAGGACAAGGTACTCGATTGGGTGGAGGAAAGGGAGCCATTGACCACTATGTTACCCCAGTCAAAGCTG GCCGTATAATAATAGAATTTGGGGGCAAATGTGATTTTAAGGAAGTAGAACCATTTTTAACAGATATTGCCAATAAACTTCCTTTTAAAGCCATGGTGGTTTCAGAAAAGATAATTGATAAAATGAATGAGAGAGAGAACTGggagaaggaaaataatataaatccCTACAGCATGAAGTACATGATCCAAAATAATATGGGAGGATGTCATCAATGGATTTCGCCCTgggatttaaaatatttttgtaaatacatttaa
- the mRpL16 gene encoding large ribosomal subunit protein uL16m isoform X2 codes for MILAGPAVSVIQICGMKNFKPPPTYDHIELPEKPKLKFIDKVPNLPPNIRPPKMQKRLRYMRGPEDVHNFLLHKQYGIMALGGGRLKWGHFEMIRLSIGRKMDANRMFAVWRVDSPWQPVTRRGQGTRLGGGKGAIDHYVTPVKAGRIIIEFGGKCDFKEVEPFLTDIANKLPFKAMVVSEKIIDKMNERENWEKENNINPYSMKYMIQNNMGGCHQWISPWDLKYFCKYI; via the exons ATGATTTTGGCAG GGCCAGCAGTATCTGTAATTCAAATATGCGGCATGAAGAATTTTAAACCTCCACCCACTTATGATC ATATTGAACTACCTGAAAAACCTAAACTTAAATTCATTGACAAAGTACCTAATTTACCACCCAACATTCGACcaccaaaaatgcaaaaaaggtTGAGATATATGAGAGGACCTGAGGATGTGCATAATTTTCTATTACATAAGCAATATGGAATAATG GCTTTAGGTGGTGGCAGACTGAAATGGGGCCACTTTGAAATGATTCGTTTAAGTATTGGTAGAAAAATGGACGCAAATCGCATGTTTGCAGTATGGAGAGTCGACTCTCCTTGGCAGCCAGTTACCAGAAGAGGACAAGGTACTCGATTGGGTGGAGGAAAGGGAGCCATTGACCACTATGTTACCCCAGTCAAAGCTG GCCGTATAATAATAGAATTTGGGGGCAAATGTGATTTTAAGGAAGTAGAACCATTTTTAACAGATATTGCCAATAAACTTCCTTTTAAAGCCATGGTGGTTTCAGAAAAGATAATTGATAAAATGAATGAGAGAGAGAACTGggagaaggaaaataatataaatccCTACAGCATGAAGTACATGATCCAAAATAATATGGGAGGATGTCATCAATGGATTTCGCCCTgggatttaaaatatttttgtaaatacatttaa